A region from the Salminus brasiliensis chromosome 22, fSalBra1.hap2, whole genome shotgun sequence genome encodes:
- the smarcd2 gene encoding LOW QUALITY PROTEIN: SWI/SNF-related matrix-associated actin-dependent regulator of chromatin subfamily D member 2 (The sequence of the model RefSeq protein was modified relative to this genomic sequence to represent the inferred CDS: deleted 1 base in 1 codon) produces the protein MASRAGFLSNSPAGPGGANPGGAVPPGGVRMAGMPPSAGGYRGLPSPAGQYPRPGMPPNRNMSLGGMGPMGSPMPGPSYGGGMRPGMPQAALDPVRKRLLHQQAGGLVGHRRGVKRRKMADKVLPQRIRDLVPESQAYMDLLAFERKLDQTIARKRMEIQEAIKKPITQKRKLRIYISNTCTPGKPEGEEAEKVASWELRVEGKLLDDPGKQKRKFSSFFKSLVIELDKELYGPDNHLVEWHRMPTTQETDGFQVKRPGDVSVKCTLLLMLDHQPPQYKLDPRLARLLGVHTQTRASIMQALWLYIKNNKLQDSHEKEYINCNRYFRQIFTCPRMRFSEIPMKLAGLLQHPDPIVINHIISVDPNDQKKTACFDIDVEVDDPLKSQMTSFLSSTTNQQEIAALEMKIHETIESINQLKTQRDFMLSFSNNPQDFIQDWLKSQSRDLKLMTDTAGNPEEERRSEFYQAPWVQEAVGRYVFSKVQQRRQELEQVLGIRLT, from the exons ATGGCCTCCAGAGCGGGGTTCCTCTCGAACAGCCCCGCCGGTCCCGGCGGCGCGAACCCGGGCGGCGCGGTGCCTCCGGGCGGTGTGCGGATGGCG GGGATGCCGCCGAGTGCGGGGGGCTACCGAGGTCTCCCGAGCCCCGCTGGACAGTACCCG cgtcCTGGCATGCCTCCCAACCGAAACATGTCCCTAGGCGGGATGGGGCCGATGGGCTCCCCCATGCCCGGCCCGTCCTACGGAGGCGGCATGCGCCCCGGCATGCCTCAGGCGGCGCTGGACCCGGTCCGCAAGAGACTTCTCCATCAGCAGGCAGGCGGGCTGGTGGGACACCGGAGAGG GGTTAAAAGACGCAAGATGGCCGACAAAGTCCTTCCGCAGAGG ATTCGGGACCTGGTCCCAGAGTCCCAGGCCTATATGGACCTCCTAGCCTTCGAGAGGAAGCTGGATCAGACCATCGCTCGCAAGCGCATGGAGATCCAAGAGGCCATCAAGAAGCCCATCACG CAAAAGCGCAAGCTGAGGATCTACATCTCCAACACCTGCACACCTGGCAAGCCAGAGGGAGAGGAGGCTGAGAAAGTGGCATCGTGGGAGCTGAGAGTGGAGGGCAAACTGCTGGACGAT CCTGGGAAACAGAAGAGAAAGTTTTCATCCTTCTTCAAGAGCTTGGTCATCGAACTGGATAAGGAACTGTATGGTCCAGACAATCATCTGGTAGAG TGGCACAGGATGCCTACCACTCAGGAGACGGATGGCTTTCAGGTGAAGAGACCTGGAGACGTCAGCGTGAAATGCACCCTCCTCCTCATGCTGGACCACCAG CCTCCGCAGTACAAGCTGGACCCGCGGCTGGCCCGGCTCCTGGGCGTCCACACCCAGACCAGAGCCAGCATCATGCAGGCTCTCTGGCTTTACATCAAAAACAACAAGCTACAGGACAGCCACGAAAAGGAATACATCAACTGCAACCGCTACTTCAGACAG ATCTTCACCTGCCCCAGAATGAGGTTCTCCGAGATCCCCATGAAGCTGGCTGGGCTCCTACAGCACCCTGACCCCATTGTCATCAATCATATCATCAG CGTGGACCCCAACGACCAGAAAAAGACGGCCTGCTTCGATATCGACGTGGAAGTGGACGACCCACTGAAGAGCCAGATGACCAGCTTCCTCTCCTCTACTACTAACCAGCAGGAGATTGCTGCCTTGGAaatgaag ATCCATGAAACCATCGAGTCCATAAACCAGCTGAAGACCCAAAGGGATTTCATGCTGAGCTTCAGCAACAACCCCCAGGACTTCATCCAGGACTGGCTCAAGTCTCAAAGCAGAGACCTCAAG CTGATGACGGACACTGCCGGGAACcctgaggaggagaggaggagcgaGTTCTACCAGGCTCCATGGGTCCAGGAGGCTGTGGGCCGTTACGTATTCTCCAAG GTCCAGCAGAGAAGGCAGGAGCTGGAGCAGGTACTGGGCATTCGCCTCACCTAA